The proteins below are encoded in one region of Alkaliphilus flagellatus:
- a CDS encoding recombinase family protein — protein sequence MIVAIYSRKSKFTGTGESVENQITVCKEYINNHFPNSEILVYEDEGFSGGDTDRPQFQKLIKDAENSKFNLLICYRLDRISRNISDFANTIEMLEEKNISFVSVREQFDTSTPMGRAMLYIASVFAQLERETIAERIKDNMYQLARTGRWLGGNSPTGFDSEPIVYIDEHMKERKMYTLKAIPGELEIVKHVFEKYLELQSLAKVEAYSFQEDLMSKNGKYLGKTALKFLLTNPVYAKGDKYMYDYFESLEANIATSKDKWNGTKGIMAYNKRLIKKNRHIRNKDHSEWIVSLGKHKGIIDGKDWIKVQKLMEKNREKAPRNGTSRSAMLSGILKCGFCGSPMHIKYGRTNKDTGEKLYYYTCSLKQISKRSKCQCKNLNGEKTDEQIIDDLKNIIDNGLLQSIDKQKKQLSNRKSQSKTIEKQIEKNQRSIDNLVKQLSENESSTITKYIIAEMEKLEKENNKLKTELEKDTTAADTLNLEIFRDSLIHFRNTIDDVPYDLRKNMIKAIVNEIVWDGNSFAIDLLQ from the coding sequence ATGATAGTAGCAATTTATTCAAGAAAATCTAAATTTACAGGTACAGGTGAATCTGTAGAAAATCAGATCACCGTTTGCAAAGAGTACATAAACAATCATTTTCCTAACTCTGAGATACTTGTATATGAAGATGAAGGGTTCTCAGGTGGAGATACTGATAGACCACAATTTCAAAAACTAATCAAAGATGCTGAAAATAGTAAGTTCAACTTGCTTATATGCTACAGATTAGATCGTATAAGCAGAAATATATCTGACTTTGCTAATACAATAGAAATGTTAGAAGAAAAAAATATATCTTTTGTATCCGTTAGGGAACAATTTGATACATCAACACCAATGGGTAGAGCTATGTTATATATTGCATCTGTATTCGCACAATTAGAACGTGAAACCATCGCAGAAAGAATCAAGGATAATATGTACCAATTAGCACGCACTGGAAGATGGTTAGGAGGCAATTCTCCTACTGGATTTGATTCAGAGCCTATTGTATATATTGATGAACATATGAAAGAAAGAAAAATGTATACTCTAAAAGCAATCCCTGGAGAACTTGAAATTGTAAAACACGTATTTGAAAAATACTTAGAATTACAATCCCTTGCTAAAGTTGAAGCATATTCATTCCAAGAAGATCTCATGAGTAAAAATGGAAAATATTTAGGTAAAACTGCTCTTAAATTCCTTCTAACAAACCCTGTTTATGCTAAAGGAGATAAATATATGTATGATTATTTTGAGAGCTTAGAAGCTAATATAGCCACTTCCAAAGATAAGTGGAACGGTACTAAAGGTATAATGGCATATAATAAAAGGTTGATTAAAAAAAATCGCCATATAAGAAATAAAGACCACTCCGAATGGATTGTATCTTTAGGAAAACATAAAGGAATTATCGATGGTAAGGATTGGATTAAAGTGCAAAAGTTAATGGAGAAGAATAGAGAAAAAGCACCAAGAAACGGAACTTCCAGAAGTGCTATGCTTTCCGGAATATTAAAGTGCGGTTTTTGTGGTTCTCCTATGCATATTAAATATGGACGGACTAATAAAGATACTGGTGAGAAGCTTTACTATTACACTTGTAGTTTGAAACAAATTTCCAAAAGGTCAAAGTGCCAATGCAAAAATCTCAACGGAGAAAAAACAGATGAACAGATTATTGATGATTTAAAAAATATTATAGATAACGGACTACTACAGTCAATAGATAAACAGAAAAAACAACTATCTAATAGAAAATCACAAAGCAAGACTATAGAAAAGCAAATAGAAAAGAATCAAAGATCAATAGACAACTTAGTTAAGCAGCTATCTGAAAATGAAAGTAGTACAATTACAAAATATATTATAGCTGAAATGGAAAAGTTAGAAAAAGAAAACAATAAACTGAAAACAGAACTTGAAAAGGATACTACTGCTGCTGATACTCTTAATCTTGAGATATTTAGAGATTCATTAATACATTTCAGAAACACTATTGATGATGTACCATACGATTTAAGAAAAAATATGATAAAAGCAATTGTGAATGAAATTGTATGGGATGGGAATAGCTTTGCTATTGATCTATTGCAGTAG
- a CDS encoding ImmA/IrrE family metallo-endopeptidase, which produces MTYERLMIESEYEVKIKEKSLEYGFKGLYKNGKVIIDRNLKVAEKTCILAEELGHHYTTIGNIIDQTKIENRKQELKARRWAVDKLIRVEQFIDAFKAGVRNRHELAEFLEVTEEFIDMAIDHFKGIYGLCHTIDNYIVYFEPLIVLEKF; this is translated from the coding sequence ATGACATACGAAAGATTAATGATAGAATCAGAATATGAAGTGAAAATTAAAGAGAAATCACTAGAATATGGATTTAAAGGGCTGTATAAGAATGGGAAAGTAATAATTGATAGAAATTTAAAGGTAGCTGAAAAAACGTGCATTCTGGCCGAAGAGCTTGGCCACCATTACACAACTATTGGTAATATAATCGATCAGACTAAAATAGAAAATAGAAAACAAGAACTGAAAGCAAGACGTTGGGCAGTAGATAAATTAATTAGAGTTGAGCAATTTATAGATGCCTTTAAAGCTGGTGTTAGGAATCGTCACGAATTAGCTGAATTTTTAGAAGTGACGGAAGAATTTATCGACATGGCAATTGACCATTTTAAAGGTATTTACGGTCTATGCCACACAATAGATAATTACATAGTTTATTTCGAACCTTTAATTGTTTTAGAGAAGTTTTAG
- a CDS encoding helix-turn-helix domain-containing protein, with product MENLKLLRTEKKVTQKEVADYLGVARTTYTQYETGASEPDINTIIKIANYFGVSSDTLLGIENNEIGSAIKEEREKQGLSVKDLAESLGVTLKDVLEYETNGIPDDDRLEEKIAEAFNMDSFVEFLDIYNLYNEVIPSHFDGDIKAYEDFKKALAKDQEDDSNTRHVIDTVAAHLEGKNLTPKKVKLLEQYIDALFDEDDD from the coding sequence ATGGAAAACCTAAAATTATTGAGAACAGAAAAAAAAGTAACTCAAAAAGAAGTAGCAGATTATTTAGGCGTTGCCCGTACTACATATACACAGTATGAGACAGGGGCAAGCGAACCTGATATAAACACAATTATTAAAATTGCAAACTATTTTGGAGTATCGTCAGATACCCTTTTGGGAATAGAAAATAACGAAATAGGCTCAGCTATAAAAGAAGAAAGAGAAAAACAAGGACTTAGTGTAAAAGATCTTGCTGAAAGTTTAGGAGTAACGTTAAAGGACGTTCTAGAATATGAAACAAATGGTATACCAGATGATGATAGATTAGAAGAAAAAATAGCCGAGGCATTTAACATGGACTCATTTGTTGAATTTTTAGATATTTATAATTTATATAATGAGGTTATCCCATCACACTTTGATGGTGACATCAAAGCATACGAAGATTTTAAAAAAGCATTAGCAAAAGACCAAGAGGACGATTCAAACACAAGACATGTAATAGATACTGTAGCAGCACACTTAGAAGGAAAGAACCTAACCCCTAAGAAAGTAAAATTACTTGAACAATATATAGATGCGCTATTTGATGAAGATGACGATTAG
- a CDS encoding helix-turn-helix transcriptional regulator translates to MNNIKALRIQSNLTQEDLALKLNISRSTVSMWETGESLPRSSKLQELAKILNCSIDELFKMK, encoded by the coding sequence ATGAATAACATTAAAGCTTTAAGAATACAGTCTAACTTAACTCAAGAAGATTTAGCTTTAAAACTAAATATATCAAGATCTACTGTTAGTATGTGGGAAACCGGAGAATCACTACCTAGAAGCAGTAAATTACAAGAACTAGCAAAAATTTTAAATTGTAGTATTGATGAGCTTTTTAAAATGAAATAG
- a CDS encoding DUF2800 domain-containing protein, with the protein MAGGHALLGASKADQWINCPPSARLQESIPDTKSEYAEEGTVAHELAEIKLSRSITICDSKERKRLDAELKKVHKNSFYNTEMENSIQEYVEFVEERFMEAKSRSEDAVVLLEERLDFSEWVPEGYGTGDVVIISDGILEVIDLKYGKGVPVSAVDNPQIRLYGLGAWANYNYLYDIQEIRMTIMQPRLDNISSDSITVDNLLTWADTVVVPAAELAFNGEGEYKAGSHCRWCKVKGNCRARSEENMKALEYEFKDPALLSSEEIGSILFIAEQLKAWAKDVEDYAHNQALNGEKIPQWKLVEGRSNRSLTDKEAAKEILKESGYKEEQYLKPQDLLSLGDLEKLVGKKNFSTVMGNLIIKPPGKPTLVPETDKRPELNSIEQDFENIDMEEI; encoded by the coding sequence ATGGCAGGTGGACATGCTCTTCTAGGAGCTTCAAAAGCAGATCAGTGGATTAACTGTCCACCTAGTGCAAGACTACAGGAGTCTATACCGGATACTAAAAGTGAATATGCAGAGGAAGGGACAGTAGCCCATGAACTAGCAGAGATTAAGCTTAGTAGAAGTATTACAATCTGTGATTCCAAAGAGAGAAAAAGGCTTGATGCAGAACTTAAAAAGGTCCACAAGAATAGCTTTTATAATACTGAAATGGAGAACTCCATTCAAGAGTATGTGGAATTTGTTGAAGAGCGATTTATGGAAGCTAAATCTAGATCAGAAGATGCAGTAGTGTTATTAGAGGAGAGATTAGATTTTAGCGAATGGGTGCCAGAAGGCTATGGCACAGGAGACGTAGTTATAATATCCGATGGAATCCTAGAAGTTATAGATTTAAAGTATGGTAAAGGTGTTCCTGTTAGTGCAGTAGATAACCCTCAGATTAGACTATATGGACTCGGTGCCTGGGCTAACTATAACTACTTATACGATATACAAGAGATTAGAATGACTATTATGCAGCCTAGACTAGACAATATTAGTAGTGACAGTATTACTGTAGATAACCTTTTAACTTGGGCAGATACAGTTGTAGTTCCAGCTGCTGAGTTAGCTTTTAATGGTGAAGGTGAATATAAAGCAGGTAGCCATTGTCGTTGGTGTAAAGTAAAAGGTAATTGTAGGGCAAGATCTGAGGAGAATATGAAGGCTCTAGAATATGAATTTAAAGACCCAGCGCTACTTTCAAGCGAGGAAATAGGCTCTATTCTTTTTATCGCTGAACAACTAAAAGCTTGGGCTAAAGACGTAGAAGATTATGCCCATAATCAAGCCTTAAATGGTGAGAAAATCCCACAATGGAAGTTAGTTGAGGGTAGAAGTAATCGCAGTCTTACAGATAAGGAAGCTGCTAAAGAAATTCTTAAAGAATCTGGATACAAGGAAGAACAATATCTAAAACCTCAAGACTTACTTAGCTTAGGTGATTTAGAAAAATTAGTAGGTAAAAAGAATTTTAGCACTGTTAT